CGTTGTATCATGAATATGGTCATAGAATGATCATCGATCTAACCGCGGCATATTTTTCGGCACGACTCTCAAATGAACGCCAGAGAATTCTTTCATCCATGAAAGAGGGAGAGAGAGTTCTTGATATGTTCGCCGGGGTCGGTCCGTTTCCAGTGATGCTGAGCGGAAAGGCGAAGCTTGTTGTTGCAAACGACATAAACCCATCCGCAGTTTACCTTCTTCAAAAAAACATCCGGCTAAACCATTTGCATAACGTAGTACCCATTCTCGGAGATGCGATGAATCTTCCGTATATGCTCGATTCGATGAAGTTTGACCGCATAATCATGAATTTACCATTCGCAGCATACGGATTTTTAGCCGGAGCTGCAAAACTTGCGGCTAAAGGCGCAGTCATCCATCTCTACTCACTTGTCGAGAAAGAGGGAGAACACAATGAAGATATTCTCCGTGCTTTTCCGAAGGCGAAAATCACCGAACGATTTCTTCGTTCCTATTCGCCAACAAGCTGGCATGCTGTGTATGATATAGAGGTCGGCGATGAAATGTAAGATCTGCGGTACCGGAAGTTTTGCGGATCTGAAATGTGCCGTTGACGCTGGAACGGATGC
The sequence above is a segment of the Methanocorpusculum sp. genome. Coding sequences within it:
- a CDS encoding class I SAM-dependent methyltransferase family protein produces the protein MSEKIMQWCVRIPVLEGEEGRRKLIAEGKVDRSLRPYVEEGYLLIPVLEETGLQAEFSTTSPREELPRHEQIGGIVVLQEEDTVGAAKILAARPSAHTALFATSPVEGEFRTKTFRVLAGENTTETLYHEYGHRMIIDLTAAYFSARLSNERQRILSSMKEGERVLDMFAGVGPFPVMLSGKAKLVVANDINPSAVYLLQKNIRLNHLHNVVPILGDAMNLPYMLDSMKFDRIIMNLPFAAYGFLAGAAKLAAKGAVIHLYSLVEKEGEHNEDILRAFPKAKITERFLRSYSPTSWHAVYDIEVGDEM